A region of Haemorhous mexicanus isolate bHaeMex1 chromosome 24, bHaeMex1.pri, whole genome shotgun sequence DNA encodes the following proteins:
- the ATP12A gene encoding potassium-transporting ATPase alpha chain 2: MVKKRSDVYSVEIYGTKDLHKTEIEDEEEKHKDQKGNKKKKKAEDLKKELDLDDHRLSTSELEMKYGTSIDKGLSSARAAEILARDGPNALTPPKATPEIVKFLKQMIGGFSILLWIGAGFSWISFGIQLAQGVDSAFDNLYLGVVLALVVILTGIFAYYQEAKSTNIMASFSKMIPQQALVLRDAEKKELPADQLVVGDIVEIKGGDRIPADIRLIFTQGCKVDNSSLTGESEPQSRSCDFSHENPLETRNIAFYSTTCVEGTATGIVINTGDRTIIGRIASLASGVGNEKTPIAIEIEHFVYLVAGVAISIGVLFFIISVSMRYKILDSIIFLIGIIVANVPEGLLATVTVSLSLTAKRMAKKNCLVKNLEAVETLGSTSIICSDKTGTLTQNRMTVAHLWFDNQIYSADTSEDQTTQPFDQSSPSWTALSKIVTLCNRAEFRPGQENLPIMKRVVVGDASETALLKFSEVILGDVMSIRAQNRKVAEIPFNSTNKFQLSIHETDDPHDKRFLLVMKGAPERILERCSTIMINGKEEPLDSEKAEAFQTAYMELGGMGERVLGFCHLYLPEKEFPESFQFDTDSMNFPTSSLCFVGLLSMIDPPRSTVPDAVSKCRSAGIKVIMVTGDHPITAKAIAKSVGIISATSETVEDIAKRLNIPVERVNRREATAAVVNGMELKDMSSEQLDAILREHAEIVFARTSPQQKLIIVEGCQRQGAVVAVTGDGVNDSPALKKADIGIAMGIAGSDAAKNAADMVLLDDNFASIVTGVEEGRLIFDNLKKTIAYTLTKNIAELCPFLIYIIASIPMPIGTITILFIDLGTDIIPSVALAYEKAESDIMNRRPRNKRRDRLVNQQLAVYSYLQIGIMQSVGAFVTYFTVYAEQGFLPSTLLGVRVNWESNAINDFEDSYGQQWTHYQRMYLQWTGYTAFFVSITIQQVADLIIRKTRRNSIFRQGLFRNKVIWVGIFSQIGIALILTYGLGHVTALNFTPLRFQYWFVAVPFAILIWVYDEIRKLLIRRHPGSWWDKNMYY; the protein is encoded by the exons GGTCTCTCGAGtgcaagagcagcagagattttGGCTCGGGACGGCCCCAACGCGCTCACTCCTCCCAAAGCCACCCCAGAAATCGTGAAGTTCCTCAAGCAGATGATCGGGGGCTTCTCCATCCTCCTGTGGATCGGGGCTGGCTTCTCCTGGATCTCCTTTGGCATCCAGCTGGCGCAGGGGGTGGACTCAGCCTTTGACAAC CTCTACCTCGGAGTAGTCCTGGCTCTGGTTGTCATCCTCACTGGCATCTTTGCCTATTATCAAGAAGCCAAAAGCACAAACATCATGGCCAGCTTCAGCAAGATGATCCCACAG CAAGCTCTTGTCCTCAGGGATGCCGAGAAgaaggagctgccagcagaCCAGCTGGTGGTTGGGGACATTGTGGAGATCAAGGGTGGGGACAGGATCCCTGCAGACATTCGCCTCATCTTCACTCAGGGTTGCAAG GTGGACAATTCTTCACTCACAGGGGAGTCAGAGCCACAGTCCCGCTCCTGTGACTTCAGCCACGAGAACCCCCTGGAGACCAGGAACATTGCCTTCTACTCCACCACCTGTGTGGAAG gcactgccactGGCATTGTCATCAACACCGGGGACCGCACCATCATCGGCCGCATCGCCTCCCTCGCCTCGGGCGTGGGCAACGAGAAGACGCCCATCGCCATCGAGATCGAGCACTTTGTGTACCTGGTGGCAGGGGTGGCCATCTCCATCGGGGtcctcttcttcatcatctCCGTTTCCATGCGCTACAAGATCCTGGACTCCATCATCTTCCTCATCGGCATCATCGTGGCGAACGTGCCCGAGGGGCTGCTGGCCACGGTGACG gtGAGCCTGTCCCTCACGGCCAAGCGCATGGCCAAGAAGAACTGCTTGGTGAAGAACCTGGAGGCCGTGGAAACCCTCGGCTCCACCTCCATCATCTGCTCCGACAAGACAGGCACCCTCACCCAGAACAGGATGACTGTTGCCCACCTCTGGTTTGACAACCAGATCTACTCAGCCGACACCAGTGAAGATCAAACAA CCCAGCCCTTTGATCAAAGTTCCCCCTCATGGACGGCGTTATCAAAAATTGTCACTCTCTGCAACCGGGCGGAATTCCGGCCAGGGCAGGAAAATCTCCCCATCATGAAG AGGGTCGTGGTTGGAGATGCCTCTgagacagctctgctgaaatTCTCTGAGGTCATTCTGGGGGATGTGATGAGCATTAGAGCACAGAACAGGAAAGTGGCTGAAATCCCTTTCAACTCTACCAACAAATTCCag CTTTCCATCCATGAGACTGATGACCCCCACGACAAACGCTTCCTGCTGGTGATGAAAGGTGCCCCAGAGAGGATTTTGGAGAGGTGCAGCACCATCATGATCAACGGCAAGGAGGAGCCTCTGGACAGCGAGAAGGCAGAAGCTTTCCAGACAGCCTACATGGAGCTGGGGGGCATGGGGGAGAGAGTGCTGG GTTTCTGCCACTTGTACCTGCCTGAGAAGGAGTTTCCAGAGAGCTTCCAGTTTGACACAGATTCCATGAACTTCCCAACCTCCAGCCTGTGCTTTGTGGGGCTCCTGTCCATGATTGACCCACCTCGTTCCACGGTGCCTGACGCTGTCTCCAAGTGCCGCAGTGCTGGCATCAAG GTCATTATGGTCACTGGCGACCATCCCATCACGGCCAAGGCCATCGCCAAGAGCGTGGGCATCATTTCAGCCACCAGCGAGACCGTGGAGGACATTGCCAAGCGCCTCAACATCCCTGTGGAGCGGGTCAACAGGAG GGAAGCCACGGCAGCCGTGGTGAACGGGATGGAGCTGAAGGACATGAGCTCGGAGCAGCTGGACGCCATCCTGCGCGAGCACGCCGAGATCGTCTTCGCGCGCACGTCGCCCCAGCAGAAGCTGATCATCGTGGAGGGCTGTCAGAGGCAG GGAGCTGTGGTTGCCGTGACTGGAGATGGAGTCAACGACTCCCCTGCCCTAAAAAAAGCAGATATTGGGATTGCTATGGGCATTGCTGGCTCTGATGCAGCCAAAAATGCAGCTGATATGGTCCTGCTGGATGATAACTTTGCTTCCATTGTCACAGGAGTGGAGGAAG GCCGCCTGATCTTTGACAACCTGAAGAAAACCATTGCCTACACCCTGACCAAGAACATCGCTGAGCTCTGCCCCTTCCTCATCTACATCATTGCCAGCATCCCAATGCCCATTGGCACCATCACCATCCTCTTCATCGACCTGGGCACCGACATC ATCCCCTCGGTGGCACTGGCTTATGAGAAAGCTGAGAGTGACATCATGAACAGGAGACCTCGGAACAAGAGGAGAGACCGGCTGGTGAACCAGCAGCTGGCCGTGTACTCCTACCTGCAGATTG GAATCATGCAGTCGGTGGGGGCCTTTGTCACCTATTTCACAGTCTATGCTGAGCAAGGGTTCCTGCCCTCCACGCTGCTGGGAGTGAGGGTGAACTGGGAGAGCAATGCCATCAACGACTTTGAGGATTCCTACGGACAGCAATGG ACCCACTACCAGCGCATGTACCTGCAGTGGACTGGCTACACAGCCTTCTTTGTCAGCATCACCATCCAGCAGGTGGCTGATCTGATCATCAGGAAAACTCgcagaaattccattttccgCCAGGGCCTCTTCAG gaacaaAGTCATCTGGGTGGGGATATTTTCCCAGATAGGAATTGCTTTGATTCTCACCTACGGCCTTGGACATGTTACAGCCTTGAACTTCACTCCACTCAG GTTCCAGTACTGGTTTGTGGCTGTACCTTTTGCCATCCTGATCTGGGTCTACGATGAAATCCGGAAGCTGCTCATCAGGAGACACCCAGGAA gtTGGTGGGACAAGAACATGTATTACTGA